In Phormidium yuhuli AB48, one genomic interval encodes:
- the hpsN gene encoding hormogonium polysaccharide biosynthesis glycosyltransferase HpsN, with amino-acid sequence MTRSSRTVTPLSISVVIPTFRREAALRDTIADVLKQEYPQFEVIVVDQTADHEPETDRYLQDLSDGGKIAWYRVNWASLPGARNYAVRRATGDIIVFIDDDVQLEPHYLETHARNYRDRPEVGAVAGRVFDRMKLADSGGALKIEDLPPEAMDPGIAWYHIDLVHTIKPQQVLSARGCNMSFRRELFDKFGLHFDERYRGSAVREESDFCLQFRKTNRQIWYDPDASLIHLGEETGGCHDIGTKSVQYQITFYHNHFFLGLHNLTLGQCLRFFAKLFDCHVLGHPPCNKSGSPLKIVVRFGFYKLGLLKAMKTWVQSLWDDGQIYSRQDELYQLPR; translated from the coding sequence ATGACAAGGAGTAGCCGAACTGTGACCCCTCTATCTATCTCTGTGGTAATTCCCACCTTTCGCCGGGAAGCGGCACTCCGGGACACCATCGCTGATGTCCTCAAACAAGAGTATCCCCAGTTTGAGGTGATTGTTGTGGATCAAACGGCGGACCATGAGCCGGAAACCGATCGCTATCTGCAAGATCTCAGCGATGGGGGTAAAATTGCCTGGTATCGGGTGAACTGGGCCAGTCTCCCAGGGGCCCGCAACTATGCGGTCCGACGGGCCACGGGGGATATCATCGTGTTTATCGATGATGATGTGCAACTTGAACCCCATTATCTGGAAACTCATGCTCGCAATTATCGCGATCGCCCCGAAGTCGGTGCGGTAGCTGGCCGAGTCTTCGATCGCATGAAACTGGCTGACTCCGGTGGGGCCCTGAAAATTGAAGACTTACCCCCAGAAGCCATGGACCCGGGCATTGCTTGGTATCATATCGATTTAGTGCATACCATCAAACCCCAACAAGTCCTATCAGCTCGGGGTTGTAATATGTCCTTCCGCCGGGAGTTATTCGACAAGTTCGGGTTGCACTTTGACGAACGCTACCGGGGAAGTGCGGTTCGGGAAGAGTCCGATTTTTGTTTGCAGTTCCGTAAAACGAACCGGCAGATTTGGTACGATCCAGACGCCTCCTTAATTCATCTGGGGGAAGAAACCGGGGGCTGTCATGATATTGGCACGAAATCCGTTCAGTACCAAATCACCTTTTATCACAATCACTTCTTCCTGGGTCTTCATAATTTAACCCTGGGCCAATGCCTACGCTTTTTTGCTAAACTGTTTGACTGCCATGTGTTGGGTCATCCCCCTTGTAATAAAAGTGGTTCACCTCTCAAAATTGTGGTCCGTTTCGGCTTTTATAAGCTGGGACTGCTTAAAGCGATGAAAACCTGGGTGCAGTCTCTCTGGGATGATGGACAAATTTATAGCCGTCAAGATGAGTTGTATCAACTGCCTCGCTAA
- the hpsO gene encoding hormogonium polysaccharide biosynthesis glycosyltransferase HpsO has product MKILVASHTYIVDLNREKLRELARLEPGTEVTVVVPKRWKPGGVQKKLIESQPVDEGDFRVVPISNFSQNQQGLLTFGWDLVSLLREFRPDIIQVEQGAKALGYAQFITLNRLLKLKAKNVFFTWWNLPYEVKFPLSVLERYNLTHTDGVVVGNQDGANILRDHDYDGAMTVLPQLGVDETLFCPQNVLDLREELGIPPQEFVVGFVGRFVEEKGLLTLAKALEGLGDRPWRWLLLGRGPLREQLESWAQDQGLTEKLTFVESVPHDQVCRYINLLDTLVLPSETTYQFKTLSSVGWKEQFGHVLIEAMACRVPVIGSDSGEIPHVIGESGLVFAEGNAEELRDCLLRLMENPELAGELAQRGYHRALADYTNRAIAQKQLAFYQQLLTHH; this is encoded by the coding sequence ATGAAAATTTTAGTTGCCAGTCATACCTACATTGTTGACCTAAACCGGGAAAAATTACGGGAGTTAGCCCGTTTAGAACCGGGAACTGAGGTGACGGTTGTGGTTCCTAAACGCTGGAAACCGGGAGGAGTCCAGAAAAAGCTGATTGAAAGCCAGCCCGTTGATGAAGGAGATTTTCGAGTTGTTCCTATCTCTAATTTTAGTCAAAATCAACAAGGTCTATTGACCTTTGGCTGGGATTTGGTTTCACTCCTCCGTGAGTTTCGTCCAGATATTATTCAAGTTGAACAGGGGGCGAAAGCCTTGGGATATGCTCAGTTTATTACCCTAAATCGACTTTTGAAACTCAAGGCAAAAAATGTTTTTTTCACGTGGTGGAACTTGCCCTATGAGGTCAAATTTCCTCTATCCGTCTTGGAGCGGTATAACTTAACGCATACCGACGGGGTGGTGGTGGGAAACCAAGATGGGGCTAATATTCTCCGAGACCATGACTATGACGGGGCCATGACGGTTCTGCCACAACTTGGGGTCGATGAGACGCTATTTTGTCCTCAGAATGTTTTGGATTTGCGCGAGGAACTGGGAATCCCCCCGCAGGAGTTTGTGGTGGGATTTGTGGGGCGCTTTGTGGAAGAAAAAGGCTTACTGACTTTGGCCAAAGCCTTAGAGGGATTGGGCGATCGCCCCTGGCGTTGGCTTCTTCTAGGACGGGGGCCCCTGCGGGAACAGCTAGAGTCCTGGGCCCAGGACCAAGGGTTGACGGAGAAACTCACCTTTGTTGAGAGTGTCCCCCATGACCAGGTCTGTCGCTATATTAATCTCCTGGATACCTTAGTCTTACCCTCGGAAACCACCTATCAGTTTAAAACCCTCTCATCGGTGGGCTGGAAAGAACAGTTTGGCCATGTGCTGATTGAGGCGATGGCTTGTCGAGTTCCGGTGATTGGTTCCGATTCGGGGGAAATTCCCCATGTGATTGGTGAGAGTGGTTTGGTGTTTGCGGAAGGGAATGCGGAGGAACTGCGGGATTGTCTGCTAAGGTTGATGGAAAACCCAGAGTTGGCCGGGGAACTGGCTCAACGGGGCTATCACCGGGCCTTAGCTGACTATACCAATCGGGCGATCGCCCAGAAGCAGTTGGCCTTTTATCAGCAGCTCCTGACTCATCATTAA
- the bioD gene encoding dethiobiotin synthase, with amino-acid sequence MTTLAIAGTDTDTGKTILTGALFAYTQQYLPQLSVGLMKPIQSGVGDREWFQERFELNQSPQSLNPQFFNAPLAPPLAAEQEGREIELAPVWRELQELRNSRDLLLVEFLGGLGSPVTRELTVADLARDWRLPTLLVVPVKLGAIAQAVANVALARQMKVNLLGMVLNCVEPRSPEEIAQWTPQDLIESLTQLPVLGCIPHLSDSRDSQKLAAVAASLDLERILGPRARTVA; translated from the coding sequence ATGACAACCTTGGCGATCGCCGGAACCGATACCGATACGGGTAAAACTATCCTCACCGGGGCCCTCTTTGCCTATACTCAGCAGTATCTCCCCCAACTCTCCGTGGGGTTAATGAAGCCGATTCAGTCCGGGGTGGGCGATCGCGAGTGGTTTCAAGAACGATTTGAGCTGAATCAATCCCCCCAATCCCTCAATCCTCAGTTTTTCAACGCTCCCCTGGCCCCTCCTCTCGCGGCGGAACAAGAAGGACGCGAGATTGAGTTAGCCCCAGTCTGGCGGGAACTCCAGGAGTTGCGTAACAGCCGCGATTTGCTCTTGGTGGAGTTTTTGGGCGGTTTAGGCTCACCCGTAACCCGGGAGCTAACCGTGGCGGATTTAGCCCGGGATTGGCGACTTCCGACTCTCTTGGTGGTTCCCGTGAAACTGGGGGCGATCGCCCAAGCGGTGGCCAATGTGGCTCTGGCTCGTCAGATGAAGGTGAATCTCTTGGGGATGGTCCTCAATTGCGTAGAACCCCGTTCTCCAGAAGAGATTGCGCAATGGACTCCCCAGGATTTAATCGAGTCGCTCACCCAGTTACCGGTGTTAGGCTGTATTCCCCATCTATCTGATAGTAGAGACAGCCAAAAACTGGCAGCCGTCGCCGCCAGTTTAGATTTAGAGAGGATTCTTGGTCCCCGAGCGAGAACGGTGGCTTAA
- the argZ gene encoding bifunctional arginine dihydrolase/ornithine cyclodeaminase has translation MTASTHILMCPPHHYDVDYVINPWMEGNIHRSSRDRAETQWERLHKILKDHAVVDLVEPQKGVPDMVFTANAGLVLGDNVVLSRFYHPERQGEEPHFKKWFEDNGFTVYELPKDLPFEGAGDALLDREGRWLWAGYGFRSELDSHPYLAKWLDIEVISLQLVDSRFYHLDTCFCPLSNGYLLYYPPAFDFYSNRLIEMRVPPEKRIVVNDDDAGNFACNAVNVGDVVVMNQVSDDLSRRLTEAGFQVIQTPLSEFLKAGGAAKCLTLRTTEPVMPNVHAVDSVVSTTITLKGHLLDAGIINRALDLVVEGGGSFQVRNFNLGEQRQSTSTADVHISAPSNDMMEEILAQLIELGAVSLPDDQGDAQLEPVSQAGVAPDDFYVTTIYPTEIRINGEWIRVGKQRMDGAIAVKETPDGIVAECKILRDLETHEKVVVGVSGIRTVRKPESREKRGTQEFGFMSAGVSSERRVELVVEQVAWELRRIRDRGGKVVITAGPVVIHTGGAEHLSWLIREGYVQGLLGGNAIAVHDMEQSCLGTSLGVDMKRGVAVRGGHRHHLNVINTIRRHGSIAQAVEAGVVTHGVMYECVKNDVPFVLAGSIRDDGPLPDTEMDLIRAQERYAELVRGSDMILMLSTMLHSIGVGNMTPSGVKMVCVDINPAVVTKLSDRGSVESTGVVTDVGLFLSLLVKQLAQLTSPLVNA, from the coding sequence ATGACCGCATCCACTCATATCCTTATGTGTCCGCCTCATCACTACGATGTGGACTACGTGATTAACCCTTGGATGGAAGGAAACATCCATCGTTCCTCCCGCGATCGCGCCGAAACCCAGTGGGAACGACTCCATAAAATTCTCAAAGATCATGCCGTCGTCGATCTCGTCGAACCCCAAAAAGGCGTACCCGACATGGTCTTCACCGCCAATGCGGGGCTAGTCCTCGGCGATAACGTCGTCTTAAGTCGTTTTTACCATCCCGAACGTCAGGGAGAAGAACCCCACTTCAAAAAATGGTTTGAAGATAACGGCTTCACCGTCTACGAACTCCCCAAAGACCTACCCTTTGAAGGAGCCGGCGACGCACTCCTCGATCGCGAAGGCCGCTGGCTCTGGGCAGGATACGGATTTCGCTCCGAACTCGACTCCCATCCCTACCTAGCCAAATGGCTCGACATCGAAGTCATCTCCCTACAACTCGTCGATAGTCGTTTCTATCACCTCGACACCTGCTTCTGTCCCCTCAGCAACGGCTACCTCCTCTACTACCCCCCCGCCTTCGACTTCTACTCCAACCGCCTCATCGAAATGCGGGTTCCCCCAGAAAAACGCATTGTCGTCAACGATGACGATGCCGGGAACTTTGCCTGTAACGCCGTCAACGTCGGCGATGTCGTGGTCATGAACCAAGTCAGCGACGACCTCAGCCGCCGTTTGACTGAAGCCGGATTCCAAGTCATCCAAACCCCCCTCAGTGAATTTCTCAAAGCCGGTGGAGCCGCCAAATGCCTCACCCTACGCACCACCGAGCCGGTGATGCCCAACGTTCACGCGGTGGACTCAGTGGTGTCTACCACCATCACCCTCAAGGGCCATCTCCTCGATGCCGGTATTATTAACCGAGCCTTAGATCTCGTCGTCGAAGGGGGTGGCAGTTTCCAAGTCCGCAACTTCAACCTCGGGGAACAGCGTCAAAGTACCTCAACCGCCGACGTTCATATTTCCGCTCCCTCCAACGACATGATGGAGGAAATTCTCGCACAACTGATTGAGTTGGGGGCCGTTTCCCTCCCCGACGATCAAGGGGACGCTCAGCTCGAACCCGTCAGTCAAGCCGGTGTCGCCCCCGATGACTTCTATGTCACCACCATTTATCCCACAGAAATTCGCATTAACGGCGAGTGGATTCGTGTGGGTAAACAACGGATGGATGGAGCAATTGCCGTCAAAGAAACCCCAGACGGGATTGTCGCTGAATGTAAAATCCTGCGGGACTTAGAAACCCACGAGAAAGTGGTTGTGGGGGTTTCCGGCATCCGCACCGTCCGTAAACCCGAGTCTCGGGAAAAACGGGGAACCCAGGAATTTGGCTTTATGTCAGCCGGTGTCTCCAGTGAGCGGCGGGTTGAACTGGTGGTGGAACAAGTGGCCTGGGAATTACGACGGATTCGCGATCGCGGTGGTAAAGTGGTCATCACCGCTGGCCCCGTGGTGATCCATACTGGGGGGGCTGAACATCTCTCCTGGCTCATTCGTGAAGGCTATGTCCAGGGCCTTCTGGGAGGAAATGCCATCGCCGTCCATGATATGGAACAGTCTTGTCTGGGAACCTCCCTCGGGGTAGATATGAAACGGGGGGTCGCCGTTCGCGGGGGTCATCGTCATCACCTTAACGTGATTAATACCATTCGCCGTCATGGCAGTATCGCTCAAGCCGTTGAGGCTGGGGTGGTCACCCATGGGGTCATGTATGAATGTGTTAAAAACGATGTTCCCTTCGTCTTAGCCGGTTCTATCCGCGATGATGGTCCCCTACCGGACACGGAAATGGACTTGATTCGCGCCCAGGAACGCTATGCTGAGTTGGTGCGTGGGTCGGATATGATTCTCATGCTCTCCACGATGCTGCATTCAATTGGGGTGGGGAATATGACGCCTTCTGGGGTGAAGATGGTTTGTGTGGATATTAATCCGGCGGTGGTGACCAAACTCAGCGATCGCGGTTCCGTCGAATCGACTGGGGTAGTGACGGATGTGGGCCTGTTCCTGAGTCTGTTGGTGAAGCAGTTAGCTCAACTCACCAGTCCGTTAGTCAACGCTTAA
- a CDS encoding NAD(P)/FAD-dependent oxidoreductase, with the protein MTQVLIVGGGVVGAAIAYELSLVPGLEVILCDRDRLGQGSTGAALGVLMGAISQKKAKSRAWKLREQSLQRYLTLIPELEAKLDCYLPRNDEGILKLCSLEENWSKWQGLAQIRQEQGFPLELWSLDELGRRFPQLGREGVSGAVFSGCDRQIQPRPLTEALLAAAQVQGAQVNWQTEVINIETTREDPRRCERVMTQTGECYEPDWLVIAAGLGTTLLTQQLQRAIAVGPVLGQAVRYRLPHLFPEKFPVVTGGDVHVVPLSESDCWVGATVEFPDGEGAVSADETLLEEVKEAAIALYPPLAEAEVIEKWSGRRPRPQERSAPVIGRLENYENVLLATGHYRNGVLLAPATAIAIRDLIS; encoded by the coding sequence ATGACTCAGGTTTTGATTGTGGGGGGCGGTGTGGTTGGGGCGGCGATCGCCTATGAGTTGAGCTTGGTTCCTGGACTGGAGGTGATTCTGTGCGATCGCGATCGCTTGGGCCAGGGGTCAACGGGGGCGGCGTTGGGGGTGTTAATGGGGGCAATTAGTCAGAAAAAAGCCAAAAGTCGGGCTTGGAAACTCCGCGAACAGAGTTTGCAACGCTATTTGACTTTAATTCCTGAGTTAGAGGCAAAACTGGACTGTTATTTGCCCCGCAATGATGAGGGGATTTTGAAACTCTGTTCCCTGGAGGAAAATTGGTCAAAATGGCAAGGTTTAGCCCAAATCCGTCAAGAACAGGGGTTTCCTCTGGAGTTGTGGTCCCTGGATGAGCTTGGCCGTCGCTTCCCTCAGTTGGGCAGGGAGGGGGTGTCTGGGGCGGTCTTTTCGGGGTGCGATCGCCAAATTCAACCCCGTCCCCTGACGGAGGCCCTACTGGCGGCGGCTCAGGTGCAGGGGGCCCAGGTCAACTGGCAGACGGAGGTTATTAATATAGAGACGACCCGGGAAGACCCTCGCCGCTGTGAGCGGGTCATGACTCAAACGGGTGAGTGCTATGAACCGGATTGGTTGGTGATTGCAGCGGGGTTGGGGACAACGTTGTTGACGCAACAGCTTCAGAGGGCGATCGCCGTGGGCCCAGTCTTAGGCCAAGCGGTGCGATATCGTCTCCCTCACCTCTTTCCTGAGAAATTTCCGGTGGTGACTGGGGGAGATGTGCATGTGGTTCCCCTTTCGGAGTCTGACTGTTGGGTGGGTGCAACGGTAGAGTTTCCCGATGGAGAGGGAGCGGTGAGTGCCGATGAGACGCTGTTAGAGGAGGTGAAAGAGGCGGCGATCGCCCTCTATCCCCCATTAGCGGAGGCTGAGGTGATCGAAAAATGGTCTGGCCGACGACCCCGTCCCCAAGAACGCAGCGCCCCAGTCATCGGCAGATTAGAGAATTATGAGAATGTGTTACTCGCCACCGGTCATTATCGTAACGGTGTATTACTCGCCCCGGCCACGGCGATCGCTATCCGTGATTTGATTTCATGA
- a CDS encoding histidine triad nucleotide-binding protein, whose amino-acid sequence MTDTIFAKIIRKEIPADILYEDEHCLAFRDIAPQAPTHFLVIPKKPIPKLADADDSDEPLLGHLLIIAKHVAETEGLEKGYRVVINTSDDGGQTVDHLHLHVLGGRAMTWPPG is encoded by the coding sequence ATGACCGACACCATTTTTGCCAAGATTATCCGCAAAGAGATTCCAGCCGATATCCTCTATGAAGATGAGCATTGCTTGGCCTTTCGCGATATTGCGCCTCAAGCTCCCACTCATTTTCTGGTGATTCCCAAGAAACCCATTCCCAAGCTGGCGGATGCTGACGATAGCGATGAGCCACTGCTAGGGCATCTTCTCATTATTGCCAAACATGTCGCCGAGACCGAAGGATTAGAGAAAGGTTACCGAGTGGTTATCAATACCAGTGACGATGGCGGGCAAACGGTGGATCACCTGCACCTGCATGTCCTTGGGGGACGTGCCATGACTTGGCCCCCCGGCTAA
- the psbA gene encoding photosystem II q(b) protein yields the protein MTTTLQQRESASLWERFCSWVTSTDNRLYIGWFGVLMIPTLLTATTCFIIAFIAAPPVDIDGIREPVAGSLLYGNNIISGAVVPSSNAIGLHLYPIWEAASLDEWLYNGGPYQLVVFHFLIGVFCYMGREWELSFRLGMRPWICVAYSAPVAAATAVFLIYPIGQGSFSDGMPLGISGTFNFMLVFQAEHNILMHPFHMLGVAGVFGGALFSAMHGSLVTSSLVRETTESESQNYGYKFGQEEETYNIVAAHGYFGRLIFQYASFNNSRSLHFFLGAWPVVGIWFTALGVSTMAFNLNGFNFNQSVLDSQGRVINTWADVINRANLGMEVMHERNAHNFPLDLAATEAPSING from the coding sequence ATGACCACCACCTTACAGCAACGCGAATCCGCGTCTCTGTGGGAACGGTTTTGCAGTTGGGTCACCAGCACTGACAACCGCCTTTACATTGGCTGGTTCGGTGTCTTGATGATCCCCACCCTCTTAACCGCGACCACCTGCTTCATCATCGCCTTCATCGCTGCTCCTCCTGTGGACATCGATGGTATCCGCGAACCTGTTGCCGGTTCTCTTCTGTACGGAAACAACATCATTTCTGGTGCTGTCGTTCCGTCTTCTAACGCGATCGGACTTCACTTGTATCCCATCTGGGAAGCTGCTAGCCTCGACGAGTGGCTGTACAACGGCGGTCCTTACCAGCTCGTGGTCTTCCACTTCCTCATTGGCGTTTTCTGCTATATGGGTCGTGAATGGGAACTGTCTTTCCGTCTCGGAATGCGTCCCTGGATCTGCGTGGCTTACTCCGCTCCTGTTGCCGCTGCAACCGCAGTTTTCTTGATCTACCCCATCGGTCAGGGTTCCTTCTCCGATGGTATGCCCCTGGGCATTTCCGGAACCTTCAACTTCATGTTGGTGTTCCAAGCTGAGCACAACATCCTGATGCACCCCTTCCACATGCTCGGTGTGGCTGGCGTCTTCGGCGGTGCTCTGTTCTCCGCAATGCACGGTTCTCTGGTGACCTCCTCCTTGGTTCGTGAAACCACCGAGAGCGAGTCTCAGAACTACGGCTACAAATTCGGTCAAGAAGAAGAGACCTACAACATCGTTGCAGCTCACGGCTACTTCGGTCGCCTAATCTTCCAATACGCTTCTTTCAACAACAGCCGCTCTCTGCACTTCTTCTTGGGTGCATGGCCGGTGGTTGGAATCTGGTTCACTGCTCTGGGCGTCAGCACCATGGCCTTCAACCTCAACGGTTTCAACTTCAACCAGTCCGTGTTGGATAGCCAAGGTCGTGTCATCAACACCTGGGCTGACGTGATCAACCGCGCCAACCTGGGTATGGAAGTCATGCACGAGCGTAACGCTCACAACTTCCCCCTCGACTTGGCTGCTACCGAAGCTCCTTCCATCAACGGCTAA
- the thiC gene encoding phosphomethylpyrimidine synthase yields the protein MRTDWVAKRRGQGNVSQMHYARQGVITEEMDYVAKRENLPQELVRDEVARGRMIIPANINHTNLEPMAIGIASKCKVNANIGASPNSSNIDEEVAKLNLAVKYGADTVMDLSTGGGDLDVIRTAIIQASPVPIGTVPIYQALESVHGSVENLSADDFLHIIEKHAQQGVDYMTIHAGILIEHLPLVRDRITGIVSRGGGILARWMLHHHKQNPLYTHFDDIIEIFKKYDVSFSLGDSLRPGCTHDASDEAQLAELKTLGQLTRRAWEHDVQVMVEGPGHVPMDQIEFNVKKQMEECSEAPFYVLGPLVTDIAPGYDHITSAIGAAMAGWYGTAMLCYVTPKEHLGLPDAEDVRNGLIAYKIAAHAADIARHRPGARDRDDELSAARYNFDWNKQFELSLDPERAREYHDETLPADIYKSAEFCSMCGPKFCPMQTKVDADALTELEKFLASNEAKEKAIAKA from the coding sequence ATGCGTACAGACTGGGTAGCTAAGCGACGCGGTCAAGGTAATGTATCCCAGATGCACTACGCTCGTCAGGGAGTCATTACTGAAGAGATGGACTATGTCGCCAAGCGGGAAAATCTCCCTCAGGAGTTAGTCCGCGATGAGGTGGCCCGAGGACGGATGATTATTCCAGCCAATATCAACCACACCAACCTCGAACCGATGGCCATTGGGATCGCCTCTAAATGTAAGGTGAATGCTAACATTGGCGCTTCTCCCAACTCCTCTAATATTGATGAGGAAGTGGCTAAACTGAACCTGGCGGTGAAGTATGGTGCGGACACTGTCATGGACTTGTCTACGGGTGGCGGGGACTTGGATGTGATTCGCACCGCCATTATCCAGGCTTCTCCGGTTCCTATTGGCACGGTTCCTATTTATCAGGCTCTTGAGAGTGTCCATGGAAGTGTGGAAAATCTCTCAGCCGATGACTTCCTGCATATTATCGAGAAACACGCTCAGCAGGGTGTGGATTACATGACGATTCATGCGGGAATCTTGATTGAACATCTACCGTTGGTGCGCGATCGCATTACGGGGATTGTCTCTCGCGGTGGGGGAATCTTAGCCCGCTGGATGTTACATCACCACAAGCAAAATCCCCTCTACACCCATTTCGATGACATTATCGAAATCTTCAAGAAATATGATGTGTCCTTTAGTTTGGGGGATTCTCTGCGTCCGGGTTGTACCCATGATGCCAGTGATGAAGCACAACTGGCGGAGTTGAAAACCCTGGGACAGTTGACGCGCCGCGCCTGGGAACATGATGTTCAGGTGATGGTGGAAGGTCCAGGCCATGTTCCCATGGACCAGATTGAGTTTAACGTCAAGAAACAGATGGAAGAGTGCAGCGAAGCACCGTTCTATGTGTTGGGTCCGTTGGTGACCGACATTGCGCCGGGGTATGATCATATTACCTCTGCCATTGGTGCGGCGATGGCCGGTTGGTATGGAACGGCGATGTTATGCTACGTGACACCGAAAGAGCATTTGGGATTACCGGATGCGGAGGATGTGCGCAATGGCTTGATTGCCTATAAGATTGCGGCTCATGCGGCGGATATCGCTCGTCATCGTCCTGGTGCGCGCGATCGCGATGATGAACTCTCGGCGGCCCGGTATAACTTCGATTGGAACAAGCAGTTTGAGTTATCGCTGGACCCTGAACGCGCTCGGGAATACCATGATGAGACCCTTCCGGCGGATATCTACAAGTCGGCGGAGTTCTGCTCGATGTGTGGACCGAAGTTCTGTCCAATGCAGACGAAGGTGGATGCGGATGCGTTGACGGAGTTGGAGAAGTTCCTGGCGTCTAATGAGGCGAAGGAGAAAGCGATCGCGAAGGCGTAA